Proteins encoded together in one Rossellomorea sp. y25 window:
- a CDS encoding alkaline phosphatase, whose translation MKKSMKKILPLAVVSTLALGSVIGMNQDNTEAQAKESKNGKAKNVIFMIGDGMGVPYTTALRYMNDNPETVEMEKTAFDPYLVGLQSTYPEDEKENVTDSAAAATAMSGGVKTYNNAIAVDNDKTDVKTVLEQAKENGMSTGIVATSEITHATPASYGAHEEQRKSENAIADDYYDEMINGEHKIDVMLGGGTDFFERDDRNLAEEFQKDGYSYVKSAEELKNDDNKQVLGLFSEVGMDKMIDRDKEQPSLADMTTSALDRLKGDEDGFFLMVEGSQIDWAGHDNDVVGALSEMRDFEKALEAVRDFAKENGETLVVVTADHSTGGISIGADGEYNWDPAPIQAAKKTPDFMAEQIVNGASVEETLAENIDLELTEEEIASVKKAAEKGDQTEIDNAIEKIFDKRSGTGWTTDGHTGDDVPVYAFGPQKEKFSGMIDNTDQAKMIFDLLKNKGKIKDDK comes from the coding sequence ATGAAGAAATCAATGAAGAAGATTCTTCCGTTAGCGGTTGTGTCAACATTAGCTCTTGGAAGTGTAATAGGAATGAATCAAGACAACACAGAAGCACAAGCGAAGGAATCCAAGAACGGCAAAGCCAAAAACGTCATCTTTATGATCGGTGATGGAATGGGCGTTCCTTATACAACGGCACTTCGCTATATGAATGACAATCCTGAAACAGTTGAGATGGAAAAAACGGCATTCGATCCTTACCTTGTCGGATTACAATCCACTTATCCAGAGGATGAGAAAGAAAACGTGACAGATTCAGCAGCTGCTGCGACAGCAATGAGCGGCGGAGTCAAAACTTACAATAATGCGATTGCAGTCGATAATGATAAAACAGATGTTAAAACGGTATTAGAGCAGGCGAAAGAAAACGGCATGTCTACAGGAATCGTAGCAACATCAGAAATCACCCATGCCACTCCGGCATCTTATGGTGCGCATGAAGAGCAGCGTAAAAGCGAAAATGCGATTGCGGATGACTACTATGATGAAATGATTAATGGAGAACATAAGATAGACGTCATGTTAGGTGGGGGGACGGACTTCTTCGAACGTGATGACCGTAACCTTGCTGAGGAGTTCCAAAAGGATGGCTACAGCTATGTAAAATCCGCCGAAGAACTGAAAAATGACGACAACAAACAAGTTCTTGGTCTTTTCTCTGAAGTGGGAATGGACAAGATGATCGACCGTGATAAAGAACAGCCAAGCTTAGCGGATATGACGACATCTGCACTCGACCGTTTAAAAGGGGACGAGGACGGATTCTTCCTTATGGTGGAAGGCAGCCAAATCGACTGGGCTGGTCACGATAATGATGTGGTCGGGGCTTTGAGTGAAATGAGAGACTTTGAGAAGGCACTTGAAGCAGTAAGGGATTTTGCAAAAGAAAATGGTGAAACATTGGTAGTTGTTACAGCAGACCATTCTACAGGGGGAATCTCGATCGGGGCAGACGGTGAATATAATTGGGATCCGGCACCGATTCAAGCTGCAAAGAAAACACCAGACTTCATGGCTGAACAAATTGTGAACGGTGCTTCAGTGGAAGAAACATTAGCCGAAAACATCGACCTTGAGTTAACGGAAGAGGAAATCGCTTCTGTGAAAAAAGCAGCAGAAAAAGGCGATCAAACCGAAATCGATAATGCCATCGAGAAAATCTTCGACAAACGTTCAGGTACTGGCTGGACAACGGATGGACATACAGGAGATGACGTTCCTGTGTATGCATTTGGTCCTCAAAAAGAGAAGTTCTCGGGCATGATCGATAACACAGATCAAGCAAAAATGATTTTTGACCTTCTTAAAAACAAAGGGAAAATCAAAGACGATAAATAA
- a CDS encoding GTP-binding protein, translated as MKVPVTVLSGYLGSGKTTLLNHILHNREDKRIAVIVNDMSEVNIDASLVKSGGFTRTEEKLVELQNGCICCTLREDLMIEVQRLVDQGNIDYIVIESTGISEPIPVAQTFTYMDEEMDIDLTRNTRLDTMVTVVDANRFWHDFASGETLLDRSEATDEGDTREVVDLLIDQIEFANVIVLNKIDLVEEVDVIELKAVLHKLNPEARIIETSHSKISLDYVLNTRLFDFEKASQAAGWIKELQEEHTPETEEYGISSFVYRRNKPFHPERFMAWMEDWPVDIVRAKGFFWLPTRNDMTGLLSQAGPSIIIQGAGEWVAAYPEDERKEILAEEVELAEKWDPVYGDRMNEIVFIGLEMNREEIEQSLDSCLLTEKEMTEDWTGFKDPIPAFTVEV; from the coding sequence ATGAAAGTACCAGTAACAGTATTAAGCGGTTATTTAGGATCAGGCAAGACGACATTATTAAATCATATTTTACATAATCGGGAAGATAAGCGAATAGCGGTTATTGTGAATGATATGAGTGAAGTGAATATCGATGCGTCCCTCGTGAAGAGTGGCGGATTCACTAGAACAGAAGAAAAACTAGTCGAGCTTCAAAATGGTTGTATTTGCTGCACCTTAAGGGAAGATTTAATGATAGAAGTCCAGCGATTGGTCGATCAGGGGAATATCGATTATATTGTGATCGAGTCTACCGGGATCTCGGAACCGATTCCTGTAGCTCAAACATTCACATATATGGATGAGGAGATGGACATTGATTTAACAAGAAACACAAGACTGGATACAATGGTGACGGTTGTGGATGCCAATCGATTCTGGCATGATTTTGCAAGTGGTGAAACGTTGCTGGATCGCTCTGAGGCAACAGACGAAGGGGATACAAGGGAAGTAGTGGATTTGCTGATTGATCAAATAGAGTTTGCGAATGTGATTGTGTTAAATAAAATAGACTTAGTGGAAGAAGTGGATGTAATAGAATTAAAAGCTGTTCTTCATAAGTTGAACCCGGAAGCGAGAATCATCGAAACCTCACATTCTAAGATTTCATTAGATTACGTACTGAACACCCGACTATTCGATTTTGAAAAAGCAAGCCAGGCAGCCGGGTGGATAAAAGAATTACAAGAAGAACATACACCCGAGACTGAGGAATATGGAATTTCTTCTTTTGTCTATCGCCGTAACAAGCCTTTTCACCCAGAACGTTTCATGGCTTGGATGGAGGATTGGCCGGTAGACATCGTGCGTGCAAAGGGCTTCTTTTGGCTGCCGACCCGTAACGACATGACGGGCTTATTGTCCCAGGCAGGCCCATCGATCATCATCCAGGGAGCAGGGGAATGGGTAGCTGCTTATCCTGAAGATGAGAGAAAAGAAATCCTTGCTGAAGAAGTGGAATTAGCAGAGAAATGGGACCCTGTTTATGGGGATCGAATGAATGAAATCGTGTTTATCGGTCTTGAGATGAACAGGGAAGAAATCGAGCAGTCATTGGATAGCTGCTTGCTAACAGAAAAAGAAATGACAGAGGATTGGACTGGATTTAAAGACCCGATCCCTGCTTTTACAGTGGAAGTTTAA
- a CDS encoding dimethylarginine dimethylaminohydrolase family protein, giving the protein MSLNSPLVPKSKTHCSNEYGKLKKVVVVSPENMQINEIINETQKHFLKENINIDNAVQQHKNFVDTLEKNGSEVIHLQPSPEFNEQVFTRDIGFTIHDQFFVASMNTDVRRGEVKTLKNWLETNDVPYHELLHSIEGGDVLVDEQNIWIGVSGRTNQLAIQSLRNQLPQYTVHELPLKEGILHLDCVFTIISEGWALVYPPAFSKEDLEKIKLHYNIITVTDDEQFQMGPNVLAIGDGKIISLTLNQDLNERIRSKGFDVIELDLSEIIKSGGSFRCCTLPLIRE; this is encoded by the coding sequence ATGAGTTTAAATTCCCCGTTGGTTCCAAAATCTAAAACCCATTGTTCCAATGAGTATGGAAAGTTAAAGAAAGTGGTTGTTGTTTCACCTGAAAATATGCAAATAAATGAAATCATAAATGAGACTCAAAAGCATTTCCTAAAGGAAAATATCAATATAGATAATGCGGTACAGCAACATAAAAACTTTGTTGATACGTTAGAGAAAAATGGTTCAGAGGTCATTCACCTTCAACCATCACCAGAGTTTAATGAACAAGTCTTCACAAGGGACATCGGTTTCACGATTCATGATCAATTCTTCGTTGCATCGATGAATACCGATGTCAGGCGGGGCGAAGTGAAAACGCTGAAGAATTGGCTGGAAACGAATGACGTGCCTTATCATGAACTTCTCCATTCCATTGAAGGAGGGGATGTGCTCGTTGATGAGCAGAATATTTGGATCGGAGTGAGTGGACGGACGAACCAATTGGCCATCCAATCGTTACGAAATCAGCTCCCCCAATATACCGTTCATGAGTTACCTTTAAAAGAAGGAATTCTTCATTTGGATTGTGTATTTACGATCATATCAGAGGGGTGGGCCCTTGTGTATCCACCTGCCTTTTCAAAAGAGGATCTTGAGAAGATCAAGTTGCATTACAATATCATCACTGTAACGGATGATGAACAATTTCAAATGGGACCCAATGTATTAGCAATCGGTGATGGGAAAATCATCAGTCTTACTCTAAATCAAGATTTGAATGAACGAATCAGATCAAAAGGTTTTGACGTGATTGAACTGGATTTATCCGAAATCATCAAGTCTGGGGGCTCATTCCGTTGTTGTACGCTTCCCCTGATTAGAGAATAG
- a CDS encoding oxidoreductase, translating into MQPIKVGLVGYGFSGQSFHRPLLSHLEEFHIEAVLSSDEEKVLKDIEGTTVVSSLEDLLQQDIELVVITTPNHLHYAMIKQALLADKHVVVEKPFVTNSVEGKELIALAKERGLHLSVFHNRRWDADFLTIQKLLQEEALGQIYTYEAHFDRFRPTIKDRWKENKIEGAGVLYDLGSHLLDQALALFGTPHWVQADVFPQRNPEKAEDYFHITLGYDVLRVQLYSRSIVLDPGPRYQVHGVKGSFVKHGMDRQEDDLKAEKNPLIEDWGMEDEENWGTLTTISDDEVTSEVIPSEKGDYTQYYKGIYKTLRESKSLPVKPEDALGVIELIEACKDSAESKRVIYLS; encoded by the coding sequence ATGCAACCGATCAAAGTTGGATTAGTAGGATACGGTTTTTCAGGACAAAGTTTTCATCGCCCGTTACTCTCACATTTGGAGGAGTTTCATATTGAAGCGGTGCTTTCATCTGATGAAGAGAAAGTGTTGAAAGACATTGAGGGTACAACAGTGGTGTCGTCCCTTGAAGATTTACTTCAACAAGACATCGAATTAGTGGTGATCACAACGCCGAACCATCTTCACTATGCCATGATTAAGCAGGCTTTACTAGCTGATAAACATGTCGTGGTAGAGAAGCCATTTGTGACGAATAGTGTCGAAGGAAAAGAGCTGATAGCTTTAGCGAAAGAGAGAGGCTTGCATCTTTCTGTCTTCCATAACCGACGATGGGATGCCGACTTTTTAACCATCCAAAAATTACTCCAAGAAGAAGCTCTAGGACAAATCTATACATATGAAGCCCACTTCGACCGTTTCCGCCCGACTATTAAAGACCGTTGGAAAGAAAATAAAATCGAGGGAGCCGGTGTGCTATATGACTTGGGCTCACACCTCCTGGATCAAGCACTGGCCCTGTTTGGTACACCACATTGGGTGCAGGCAGATGTGTTTCCACAAAGAAATCCGGAAAAAGCGGAAGATTATTTCCACATTACACTCGGGTATGACGTATTGAGGGTGCAGTTGTACTCTCGTTCTATCGTCCTTGATCCAGGACCGCGATATCAGGTTCATGGAGTAAAAGGAAGCTTCGTGAAGCACGGAATGGATCGTCAGGAAGATGATTTAAAAGCTGAGAAAAATCCTCTTATTGAAGATTGGGGTATGGAAGATGAAGAAAACTGGGGTACGTTGACAACCATTTCTGATGACGAAGTGACCTCAGAAGTCATTCCTTCTGAAAAGGGAGATTATACTCAATACTACAAAGGGATATATAAGACATTAAGAGAGAGCAAATCTCTTCCTGTAAAACCTGAAGATGCTTTAGGCGTGATAGAATTGATTGAAGCATGTAAAGATAGCGCGGAAAGTAAACGTGTTATTTATCTGAGTTAA
- a CDS encoding H-type small acid-soluble spore protein — translation MDYNRAKQILSSSADIEVKYKDASVWIDSVNEDGQTAVVHLRGPLEERSEVSVSDLEEA, via the coding sequence ATGGATTATAATCGTGCAAAACAGATATTATCTTCTTCAGCTGATATTGAAGTAAAATATAAAGATGCATCTGTCTGGATCGACTCTGTTAATGAAGACGGTCAAACAGCCGTTGTTCATCTTCGCGGACCATTAGAAGAACGTTCCGAAGTAAGTGTTTCAGATTTAGAAGAAGCATAA
- a CDS encoding permease — MNSLRSFSQEMTGILLFLLFIVLFLAGDWVKVYVPEEFLTSSMANVITIFLSILLEAIPFILIGVFASALIQVFVSERLLQKIIPKRFPYLALFPAAVVGALLPVCECAIVPVARRLIKKGMPAHLAIVVMVTAPILNPIVFASTYYAFQNNMTVVWGRMGIALIAALIIGALLYRFYGKRNPLIQKARVQEHHHDHSSNKLMQTIVHASDEFFDMGKFLIIGAFVAAGFQTYLDRELLVGIGTNEVLAPAVMMGFAYIISLCSEADAFVASSFGSIFSASSLLAFLVYGPMIDFKNTLLMLAYFNKKFVLIFIGIVTIVVYICTLVFQVFV; from the coding sequence ATGAATTCTTTGAGGAGCTTTAGTCAAGAGATGACAGGGATACTATTATTTTTGTTATTCATTGTTCTTTTTTTAGCGGGAGATTGGGTGAAAGTCTATGTCCCGGAAGAGTTTCTTACCTCTTCGATGGCGAATGTCATTACCATATTCTTGAGTATCCTCTTAGAAGCGATCCCTTTTATCTTAATCGGTGTCTTCGCATCAGCACTTATTCAAGTATTTGTGTCTGAGAGGTTATTACAAAAAATCATTCCGAAGAGGTTCCCCTACCTGGCTTTGTTTCCTGCAGCTGTAGTAGGGGCATTGCTTCCTGTATGTGAATGTGCGATTGTACCGGTGGCCAGGAGGTTAATTAAAAAAGGGATGCCTGCCCATCTTGCGATTGTCGTCATGGTTACAGCCCCTATTTTAAATCCGATTGTCTTCGCATCTACTTACTATGCGTTCCAAAATAATATGACGGTTGTCTGGGGGAGGATGGGTATTGCTTTAATAGCTGCCTTAATCATTGGGGCTCTATTGTACAGGTTTTATGGAAAGAGAAACCCGCTAATACAGAAAGCGCGTGTCCAAGAGCATCATCACGATCACTCATCCAATAAACTAATGCAGACAATTGTACATGCCAGTGATGAATTTTTTGACATGGGCAAATTCCTTATCATCGGAGCATTTGTTGCAGCGGGATTTCAGACATATCTTGATAGAGAATTGTTAGTGGGGATTGGGACGAATGAGGTTCTTGCACCGGCTGTTATGATGGGGTTTGCCTATATTATTTCACTATGTTCAGAAGCAGATGCATTCGTGGCTTCGTCTTTCGGCAGTATCTTTTCTGCATCATCCCTTTTGGCATTTTTAGTGTATGGGCCGATGATTGATTTCAAGAATACATTATTGATGCTTGCTTACTTTAATAAAAAATTCGTGTTGATCTTTATTGGAATCGTGACAATCGTAGTATATATTTGCACGCTTGTATTCCAAGTATTTGTGTAA
- a CDS encoding long-chain-fatty-acid--CoA ligase, which translates to MHVPLVLTDFLDRAVEQYGEKIAIIDDVKRLTYKQLNARVNQLSRGLQEFGIEKGDKVAYLAPNTAEMLEGFYGVYSVGGIMTPLNTRLKPADYLFILTHSESKALFVDEELYPLVQPILSNVPDLKHIVIHGESIDGHPGYDEWRGSFSDEAFDRVDLEETDIASLLYTSGTTGDPKGVLLTHRSNYLHALSSMHHLRVSDRDTLLHVLPMFHVNGWGSPFYYTANGATQVMLRKVDPEMILDKVEKHGVTVMHMAPTVLNMLLENYPNRERTIGQDVRVVIAGSAPPPAFVRKVEEDLKWEFIQVYGMTEISPLITTSILRSSEQDRPKEEKYRLKAKAGYSMIGSKVKVVDELGNEVPRNGNAIGEIVTRTNTVMEGYFKNPEATNQAIRDGWLHTGDMATVDENGFIEIVDRMKDVIISGGENISSIEVEGALYEHDSVLEAAVVAIPHERWGEVPHAVVVIREGHSLTEKDLIEFSREKLAHFKAPKSITFAKELPKTASGKIQKVVLRKEYWKDHDRMVH; encoded by the coding sequence ATGCATGTACCTTTAGTGTTAACGGATTTTTTAGATCGGGCAGTCGAACAATATGGAGAGAAGATAGCGATTATTGATGATGTGAAGCGTTTGACGTATAAGCAGCTGAATGCCCGCGTGAATCAACTATCCCGGGGGCTACAGGAATTTGGGATTGAAAAAGGGGACAAGGTTGCGTATTTAGCTCCCAATACCGCAGAGATGCTGGAGGGGTTCTATGGGGTCTATAGTGTCGGAGGGATCATGACACCACTTAATACGCGCTTAAAACCTGCGGATTATCTATTTATCCTGACTCATAGTGAGAGCAAAGCATTATTTGTGGATGAGGAACTTTATCCGCTGGTGCAGCCGATTCTGTCTAATGTGCCGGATTTAAAGCATATTGTGATCCATGGTGAGTCAATAGATGGACATCCCGGCTATGACGAGTGGCGCGGTTCATTCAGCGACGAAGCTTTCGATCGCGTAGACTTGGAAGAAACCGATATCGCTTCTTTATTATATACGAGTGGGACGACAGGAGATCCGAAGGGAGTGCTCCTCACCCACAGGTCCAATTATTTGCATGCTCTATCATCCATGCATCATTTACGGGTTTCGGATCGCGACACGTTACTACATGTCCTGCCCATGTTTCATGTGAATGGCTGGGGTTCACCTTTCTATTATACTGCCAACGGTGCGACCCAGGTGATGCTCAGAAAAGTAGACCCTGAGATGATTTTAGATAAAGTCGAGAAGCACGGCGTAACGGTTATGCATATGGCGCCGACTGTTCTGAATATGCTTCTGGAGAACTATCCGAACAGGGAGCGGACGATCGGACAAGATGTAAGGGTTGTCATTGCGGGTTCGGCTCCTCCACCAGCATTTGTCCGAAAGGTAGAAGAGGATCTAAAGTGGGAGTTTATCCAGGTGTACGGAATGACTGAAATATCACCACTTATCACTACATCCATCCTGAGATCTTCCGAACAGGACCGACCAAAGGAAGAAAAATACCGGTTAAAGGCGAAAGCCGGCTACAGTATGATTGGCAGCAAGGTAAAAGTAGTGGATGAGCTCGGTAATGAAGTGCCCCGTAACGGGAATGCGATTGGAGAAATCGTGACAAGAACGAATACCGTGATGGAAGGATATTTTAAAAACCCCGAAGCAACCAATCAAGCCATTCGAGATGGATGGCTGCATACAGGTGATATGGCGACGGTCGACGAGAATGGCTTCATTGAAATTGTCGACCGGATGAAAGACGTCATCATCAGCGGAGGAGAAAACATCTCTTCCATTGAAGTAGAGGGGGCTCTCTATGAACATGACAGTGTCCTCGAAGCAGCGGTCGTAGCCATCCCCCATGAGCGTTGGGGAGAAGTGCCCCATGCAGTCGTTGTTATCAGGGAAGGTCACAGCTTAACGGAAAAGGATCTTATCGAATTCAGCAGAGAAAAGCTTGCCCACTTCAAAGCACCGAAGAGTATTACCTTTGCAAAGGAGTTACCTAAGACCGCTTCAGGAAAAATCCAAAAGGTTGTGCTCCGAAAAGAATACTGGAAGGATCATGACCGGATGGTTCATTAG
- a CDS encoding FAD/NAD(P)-binding protein: MYEWIIIGGGIHGCTVATYLVKKKKVPIHKICVIDPYPGPLFKWKRLTGLIDMPYLRSPFVHHLDTHPFSLKSFKKGGGENFYGPYKRPALTLFNQHSNAVLEGIKISKAWFQGKVDHVEKGDNGWIVRTSSLDHFHGNNIVIATGMNNKLAYPSWGSALVASRPKQVGHLFAESLLRIEPPIVVIGGGISAAHMVVKLSKQFPGHVYQIARHPYRVNDFDSDPGWLGPKYMNGFVNIHRYEHRREVIDHARHKGSMPSELANKLRNLKRSNTFTFIQDEIQSWDVLGDEIILHLTKAESSVKAKTILFATGFSREVMKVDWLQKLIQKEKLACAKCGFPIVKEDLSWCNHLFVTGPLAELEIGPPSRNISGARKAAERIVNHTT; the protein is encoded by the coding sequence ATGTATGAATGGATCATAATCGGTGGAGGTATCCATGGATGCACCGTGGCTACGTATCTTGTGAAAAAGAAAAAGGTGCCAATTCATAAGATATGTGTAATTGATCCTTACCCAGGGCCATTATTTAAATGGAAAAGGCTGACTGGTTTAATTGACATGCCGTATTTGCGTTCACCTTTTGTCCACCATTTGGATACACATCCATTTAGTCTGAAATCCTTTAAGAAGGGTGGAGGAGAAAATTTCTACGGACCATATAAGCGGCCGGCTCTTACTCTATTCAATCAGCATAGTAACGCTGTCTTGGAAGGAATAAAAATATCTAAAGCCTGGTTTCAGGGAAAGGTGGACCACGTTGAGAAAGGAGATAACGGTTGGATAGTAAGAACCAGTAGTTTGGACCATTTTCATGGGAATAACATTGTGATTGCAACGGGAATGAATAATAAATTGGCTTATCCCTCTTGGGGAAGTGCTCTTGTTGCGTCACGCCCAAAACAAGTTGGACATTTATTTGCTGAGTCCCTTCTGAGAATAGAGCCACCAATCGTCGTGATAGGTGGAGGGATCTCCGCTGCCCACATGGTGGTTAAGCTAAGCAAACAATTCCCCGGACATGTATATCAAATAGCCCGTCACCCTTATAGAGTAAACGATTTTGATAGTGATCCAGGCTGGCTTGGACCTAAATACATGAATGGATTTGTAAATATTCACAGGTACGAACACAGAAGAGAGGTCATTGATCATGCCCGTCATAAAGGGTCTATGCCAAGTGAATTAGCTAATAAGTTGAGAAATTTGAAACGAAGCAACACGTTCACCTTTATCCAAGATGAAATCCAATCATGGGATGTATTAGGCGATGAGATTATACTGCATTTAACGAAGGCAGAGTCGAGTGTAAAAGCAAAGACGATACTATTTGCCACCGGATTTTCAAGAGAGGTCATGAAAGTGGACTGGCTGCAAAAACTCATTCAAAAAGAAAAGTTAGCGTGTGCGAAATGTGGTTTTCCGATAGTGAAAGAGGACTTGTCATGGTGTAATCATTTATTTGTTACGGGACCACTGGCTGAGTTAGAAATCGGGCCGCCCTCGCGTAATATTTCAGGTGCAAGGAAAGCAGCAGAAAGAATAGTGAACCATACAACTTAA
- a CDS encoding Ger(x)C family spore germination protein, producing the protein MKQLSLIILLICSLFLSGCVEKEILDDLYVETGKAYDYGGENKIRGTALFPIYLSDKSIQNGTLSAEASSTREVLEKLERRAQQPLVRGSLDVVLIGEKLAKKGIIDIGDSLQRDASVGARVYITVTEGEAGELIKGNYGLRGNGTYLSNLITHNITRRELPETNLHLFLFDYFQEGQTPYLPILKKLTNESVAITGVALFDKDKMVKKIPAEEMFFFKLLVDKLAEGSHVIKMGKKPGAAEKTVEASVTSLITKHKIMIKHKADPVEVTMRIKVRGIVREYTGKKLTPDKVGEVEKKMEKDIEETCLAMLKEFQELGIDPVGIGQNQKHGVRGFDIKEWEGSIYPRVKFNVEANVKILEAGTVE; encoded by the coding sequence ATGAAACAACTTTCCTTGATCATATTACTCATTTGTTCTCTGTTCCTATCTGGATGTGTAGAAAAGGAAATTCTTGACGATTTATATGTTGAAACCGGAAAAGCCTATGATTATGGAGGAGAGAATAAAATAAGAGGGACAGCCCTGTTCCCCATTTATTTATCCGATAAATCCATCCAAAACGGAACGCTGTCTGCAGAAGCATCATCCACTCGGGAAGTGTTGGAGAAATTAGAAAGAAGGGCGCAACAGCCCCTTGTAAGAGGAAGCTTGGATGTCGTGTTGATAGGAGAAAAACTGGCCAAAAAAGGCATTATCGATATTGGAGACTCCCTGCAAAGAGACGCCAGTGTTGGGGCAAGGGTATATATAACGGTAACCGAAGGCGAAGCAGGGGAACTCATCAAAGGGAACTATGGCTTAAGAGGAAATGGAACGTATCTTTCTAACTTGATCACCCACAATATCACCCGAAGGGAATTGCCGGAAACAAATCTACATTTATTTCTATTCGACTATTTTCAAGAAGGACAGACACCGTATCTCCCCATATTAAAGAAGCTAACGAATGAAAGTGTAGCCATTACAGGTGTTGCCCTCTTCGATAAAGACAAAATGGTCAAAAAGATTCCCGCTGAGGAAATGTTCTTCTTTAAATTATTAGTGGATAAACTTGCTGAAGGAAGCCATGTCATCAAAATGGGGAAAAAGCCTGGCGCTGCCGAAAAAACGGTTGAGGCTTCTGTAACGAGTCTAATCACTAAGCACAAAATTATGATTAAACATAAAGCTGATCCTGTTGAAGTGACAATGAGAATCAAGGTTAGGGGAATTGTCAGAGAGTATACCGGAAAAAAATTGACACCTGATAAAGTGGGAGAAGTTGAGAAAAAAATGGAAAAGGATATAGAAGAAACGTGCTTAGCCATGCTGAAGGAGTTTCAGGAATTAGGCATCGACCCTGTAGGCATCGGACAAAATCAAAAACATGGAGTACGTGGCTTCGATATTAAGGAATGGGAAGGAAGCATCTACCCCAGGGTGAAATTCAATGTGGAGGCAAATGTAAAGATATTAGAGGCCGGTACTGTGGAATAA
- a CDS encoding thioredoxin family protein has protein sequence MQSIKNKETFEDLITSAEPVIVKFHADWCPDCRRMDMFIDEIMEEFGQYKWYDINKDEFPEIAEKYDVMGIPSLLVYKNGEKIAHLHSANAKTPEQVTEFLGAL, from the coding sequence ATGCAATCAATCAAAAACAAAGAAACCTTTGAAGATTTAATCACTTCGGCAGAGCCGGTGATCGTGAAATTCCATGCAGACTGGTGTCCTGACTGCCGTCGTATGGATATGTTCATTGATGAGATCATGGAAGAGTTCGGTCAATATAAATGGTACGACATTAATAAAGACGAATTTCCTGAAATCGCCGAAAAATATGACGTCATGGGCATCCCCAGCCTGCTGGTTTACAAAAACGGCGAAAAAATCGCTCACCTGCACAGCGCCAACGCCAAAACACCAGAACAGGTAACAGAATTCCTTGGCGCACTATAA
- a CDS encoding TIGR03943 family protein: protein MKQSIQFHTFIRGIILIGYALLVLKLFLTFNLQNFVAPKMHGYMYFALGVFILLGAIQIIRGTSSASAKEHHCGCEGHELPKGFIRSSMVYALFIFPIVVGFLLPDNLLDSSVAAKRGVKVGNSLFSTPPSSEQNGVNQGESAEKNSFATEPTLGPYDEFPVEKDFDKLKEIVNKKEKIFVRDEQYIQTLSIVDENLDNFVGKEIQLTGFVYKDEGFAEEELVISRFTVTCCVADASVYGLLARDSELSKLEPDTWINVSGVIDKVDFNGQEMPVIKNPVFEVIDPPANPYVEEFFIKIE, encoded by the coding sequence GTGAAACAATCCATCCAATTCCATACATTCATCAGAGGGATCATCTTAATTGGTTATGCTCTCTTGGTATTGAAACTATTTTTAACGTTTAATTTGCAAAACTTTGTCGCACCCAAAATGCATGGTTATATGTATTTTGCTCTGGGGGTCTTCATTCTCCTGGGGGCGATTCAAATCATCCGGGGTACATCTTCAGCCTCTGCAAAAGAACACCATTGTGGTTGCGAAGGTCATGAACTGCCTAAAGGGTTCATCAGGTCCAGCATGGTATATGCTCTATTTATTTTTCCAATTGTGGTGGGATTCCTCCTGCCAGATAACTTATTGGATAGTTCCGTTGCGGCTAAGAGAGGGGTGAAAGTGGGGAATAGTCTATTCTCAACACCCCCATCCAGTGAACAAAACGGAGTAAATCAAGGTGAGAGTGCAGAAAAAAATTCGTTTGCAACTGAGCCTACCCTCGGACCGTATGATGAGTTTCCTGTGGAAAAGGATTTCGACAAGTTGAAAGAGATAGTAAATAAAAAAGAAAAAATATTCGTAAGAGATGAACAATATATTCAAACATTAAGTATTGTGGATGAAAATCTTGACAACTTCGTCGGTAAAGAAATTCAGCTTACAGGTTTTGTTTATAAAGATGAAGGATTTGCAGAGGAAGAATTGGTCATTTCCCGTTTCACCGTTACATGCTGCGTAGCCGATGCCTCGGTTTATGGTTTATTGGCACGTGATTCAGAACTGAGTAAACTGGAACCAGATACATGGATTAATGTGAGTGGCGTGATTGATAAGGTAGATTTTAATGGTCAGGAAATGCCTGTAATAAAGAATCCGGTGTTTGAAGTAATCGACCCGCCTGCTAATCCTTATGTAGAAGAGTTTTTTATTAAAATTGAATAA